gtgaatgttttccagttcaaaggcatagAGTCGTGAATGTTTTTCAGTTCAAAGGCAAAGAGCCGtgaatgttttccagttcaaaggcatagagtcgtgaatgttttccagttcaaaggcatagagtcgtgaatgttttccagttcaaaggcatagagtcgtgaatgttttccagttcaaaggcatagagtcgtgaatgtttttcagttcaaaggcatagagtcgtgaatgttttccagttcaaaggcaaagagccgtgaatgttttccagttcaaaggcatagagtcgtgactgttttccagttcaaaggcaaagagccgtgaatgttttccagttcaaagacatagagtcgtgaatgttttccagttcaaaggcatagagtcgtgaatgttttccagttcaaaggcatagagccgtgaatgttttccagttcaaaggcatagagtcgtgactgttttccagttcaaaggcatagagccgtgaatgttttccagttcaaaggcatagagccgtgaatgttttccagtccaaaggcatagagtcgtgaatgtttttcagttcaaaggcatagagtcgtgaatgttttccagttcaaaggcatagagtcgtgaatgttttccagttcaaaggcatagagtcgtgaatgttttccagttcaaaggcaaagagccgtgaatgttttccagttcaaaggcatagagtcgtgactgttttccagttcaaaggcaaagagtcgtgaatgttttccagttcaaagacatagagtcgtgaatgttttccagttcaaaggcatagagtcgtgactgttttccagttcaaaggcaaagagccgtgaatgttttccagttcaaagacatagagtcgtgaatgttttccagttcaaaggcatagagtcgtgaatgtttaccagttcaaaggcatagagtcgtgaatgttttccagttcaaaggcatagAGTCGTGACTGTTTTTCAGTTCAAAGGCATAGAGTCGtgaatgttttccagttcaaaggcaaagagccgtgaatgttttccagttcaaaggcatagagtcgtgaatgttttccagttcaaaggcatagagtcgtgaatgtttttcagttcaaaggcatagagtcgtgaatgttttccagttcaaaggcaaagagccgtgaatgttttccagttcaaaggcatagagtcgtgactgttttccagttcaaaggcaaAGAGCCGTGAATGTTTTCCAGTCCAAAGGCATAGAGTCGTGAATGTTTTTCAGTTCAAAGGCATAGAGTCGTGACTGTTTACCAGTTCAAAGGCATAGAGTCGtgaatgttttccagttcaaagacatagagtcgtgaatgttttccagttcaaaggcatagAGTCGTGACTGTTTACCAGTTCAAAGGCATAGAGTCGtgaatgttttccagttcaaagACATAGAGTCGTGAATGTTTTTCAGTTCAAAGGCATAGAGTCGTGACTGTTTACCAGTTCAAAGGCATAGAGTCGtgaatgttttccagttcaaagacgtagagtcgtgaatgttttccagttcaaagACATAGAGTCGTGACTGTTTTCCAGTTCAAAGACATAGAGTCGTGAATGTTTTCCAGTTTAAAGACGTAGAGTCAtgaatgttttccagttcaaagacatagagtcgtgaatgttttccagttcaaaggcatagAGTCGTGAATGTTTTCCAGTTCCACTTGCAAAGTAATATCGATATTGTATAGAGTCTAATGGACTATGAAAAggtaaaatatcatcatcatatgGATATcataatttacttttgaaaatatgACTCAGATTAATGAAAGATAAAGCCTGGAAATGACTTTCCGCTTATCAACTATTATCTCGGACCATCTGGTGGTTCTTGACATATTAATTGGTCTGCATATTACAACCTATTCGTGAAAATAGCAGCCTTCTTATTCATTCTCAGTAAATATATTAATCGATTTAAAAACAAATGAATTCTTGCGTTTTTCGTCTTCAAATTACAGAACTTTTCAAACCATAGTGAAATCTACTTAAAAAAAACCCCGAACGTCCTCATAATATAAATGTGCCTTCCTTATCTTATTCTTCTTCAGATAAAGGGTGGAACAAGACCATATGAAAGCCCTCTTTTGAACAGCGTgtcagagcaccacaggatttcgTCAGCGACAGTCTTTCCACTGATTTTTCCTGCAAGATGTAAGTAATGGGTGAAATTTTCTTTGGTGTAAtcatctttgggtggaattttctcagggggaaattttctctgggtggaattttctttgggtggaattttctttgggtgaaattttctGGGGGAAATTTtcttgggtggaattttcatggATGGAATTTTCCTGTCACGCACTAACCAGCTAAGGAATATTGGGCACAGTCCCTTTCAAACAAGTCAATCAAACCCCATTTCTTGAAAGACAAGACTCTGCTGTTCATCTTCATTTCAATCTTCTCTTCACAAGTTAGTTTGGTTGCAGACCATCCGTTGAAGACTCGCCTCCTACAATCTTCCCTTTTTTCTAGAAGCGTTTTGTCGTTATGTTCTCATATCTTTCTTtcttgcagtgttgccagatgggttagtcttaaaatccccaaaaactcatgataaaaaaatcccccaaaatttccaaaaattcccatttccacaaatatattttcttttgatcatgtaggctttactagtatagaaattactcactatatttcatataagtgcaagtaaactaatttcaacaatataaatgtttactcatctttgtttcttttttatagaaatttgtacagaatatccctatcagacatccaaaatccccaaatctagggataaatccccgtaTCTGGCACCACTGCTTTCTTGCTATTTAACTTTTTCATATATAACAACAGTAGCACGTTTAATTGGGGGTCTGGTTTTCTTtcctatgaaaaatatatagatacatataatactatggtacagttggcttcattaattcggtACACTGACGTcgtccttagcttcccatgaagtgtaccagaactaatgaagccaactgtacgtgaaGGTTTTGCTCCCAACGGCCGAGAGGATGAGTAGTTCTTTGAAGATGTATAAGAATGAGGTTGCCAGCCCCTTTACCATTTTCCACTTTAGCTGCGATCTACAGCAGTCAACATAACTGAGGTATTTTGCTGTCAATCAAGACTTAGGAAGAATGTATTCTATGCGTAAAaattacgtatatacacatatacatacatacatgcatatatatatatatatatatatatatatatatatatatatatatatatatacatatgcatattattattattattattattattattattattattagctacgctacaatcctagttggagaagtaggatactataagcccaaaaagggaaaatatccccgtgaggaaaggcaataaacaaacagatagattagtgtgcctgagtgtaccctcaagagagagaactcaACTTAAGATGGTGgaaggcactttagtctaaaaacgCTTTGgtttaaaggcactttggtctaaaagcactttagtcTAAAGCAACTTTTATGTTAATAGCCGTTCTTTTACCTAATGATTAATTTGGCATAAACCTAacgcaacctaacctaacctaaaagaacGGCTATCAACACAAAGGTCCTTTAGACTGAattgcttttagaccaaagtgccgttagaccaaagtgcttttagaccaaagggCCTTAGACtcaagtgcttttagaccaaagtactTCAGACGAAAGTGATTTAGACGAAAAGGCTTTagacgattgattgatttaaagttttcagggctTTAGACGAAAAGTCTTTAGACAAAAGAGCTTTAGACGAAAAGGCTTTAGACAAAAGTGATTTAGACGAAATGGTCGTATCCCACACAGATATGTAcaataaaagtaattttcctttccaTAGGCCTGTGGTCACTACGAAGACAGTGTTCGCTGTTGGTCTGGTGGTATTTGCCGTCTTCCAGATGGGTAAGTGTTGCTTTTTGAGTCTTAAAGGTGGTTACCTCATTGAAGGTATTGGCAATGAAATTAGTGCGTTtgtaattcatttatatatctatatgcagtatttgtacacacaaacacacacgcgcacgcagtcataaacacagacacacatgtatgtatgtgtatatataatttatatatatatatatatatatatatatatatatatatatatatagatatatatatatatatatatatatatatatatatatatatatatatatatatatatagatatatatatatatatatatatatctatatatatatatatatatatatatatatatatatatatatatatatatatatatatatatatatatcagtttatgcaTTTACACATAATCGTACATCTATGCATTTAAATACAACTTCCAAAAATTCCATTTTCTTTAATTTCCCAAATTTCTATTTTCTTAAATTCCAAAATTATCATTTTCTTTGCCtccaaaaaattttaatttcttcatttccaaaatttctattttattcaatttccaaaagttttattttcttaaattcaaatatttctattttccttaacTTCCAAATTTTCTATTTGCTTAAACTTCCAAAATTTCGATTTCCTTAAATTCCAAAATTTCGATTTTCTTAAattccaatatttttattttctttaacttccaaaatttatattttcttaaacttCCAAACTTTCTATTTCCTTAAATTCcgaaatttctattttctttaactTCCAAAATTTCTACTTATTAActtctgaaaattttattttcttttaactttcctTGACATCCAAGATTTCTATCTTTTTAACTTccaaaatttctattttctttaattccaatttttttctttaacttccaaaatttctattttctttaattccaaattttttattttcttcaacatGCAAAATTTCTATTTACTTTACCTTCCAAAAACTTGTATATTGTTAAAAACCAAAATTTCGATTTCCTTCAACTTTCAAAAGATAAAATGTAATTGAGCCACGTAGAAATAGTTCTTCaaatacatttcttcttcttcctttactCTGTATACATATACTCTAAAGTATAACGTTATATATTGATAATGCAATAGCTCACCTTATGCAAGGACTTGTATATTTTCTTTGCCTTATATCTTGTCTGGTTCGTCCTATGAGTAATAGAATTTagagattgattattattattattattattattattattattattattattattattattattattattattatcattattattacctccgcccacgaagttggaaggaggttgtttgtttgtttgtgaacatcttcttggccacagttttactcatagagtattgaaactctcagggattaatgTTCATGTTAAGAcgtggaggtgattcaattttgaaagtcctaggtcaagggtcaaggttaaggtcgagcaaaaggttgactgaattaaccctaaccttaaccccaacttcgcacatggttgtcacacatacttctaatacgcctacggtctaaattggttcttggaaaggcaagctggtttcaagaaataagttgctgtggcggaggtctgctctctaatagtgcttttctagttattatcattgttatcatcattataatcatcatcatcatcatcattattattatcattattattattatcattattatcattatctaagctacaaccctagttggaaaagcagacgcAATGAGCCcaagaggtccaacagggaaaagagcccaaggaggaaagggaataaggaaacatagaaagtGCCAGTTACTCGTGCCTAATGAGATTATGACCAGAAATAATTTCCTCATTTTTTTCACAGGTTATGGCTTGAAATGCTACTCAGGAGTTGATGACCTAATGATAGAAATACCATGTATAGGGGGATCATGCTTGAGGGATGAAATTAATTCACGTGAGTTATATTGATTAGTTTGGAAAGAAATTTTCCTCTTTGCGGAACACAGCAAAATACGTAAATTTCTATATCTTATTACTGTTGTCAGAAAATTGTTGAATTAATTTTGAAGCAGATGTaaacaattataatatataataggaatttttcaaaatgtttgatttttaagaaatttatagaatatattttgctAAATGATAATGAAGTTGAATAAAGCTATAGTATCAAAATGCCCTTAAAATCCCATTTTTAAAGTTAATATCCTTAAAATAAGAATATTATGACACTTTGAGGCCAAGGTAGAGGCTGAACCTAGAAACTACCTTATTTACATTTCGTTGAATTTCATTCCTAACAGAATATGGAGACGCTGTATCATATGACTGTTATCCAAGGAAAGTTGCTGAAAATTGTACCACTTACTTATTGGGTGGAGACTCCCTCATCGAGTGTTTTTGCAACACTGATTTATGCAATAGTTCTGGTGTAACAACCTTGGCTCTACCTCTCCTCCTGGGATCCCTCCTCCTAAAGTTGTTTATGTGAAAGCTTCTTATGGAGATAATGAGATCATTATTGAAGGAAGTGagaaaaagtactttttaaaaagcTTTCTTGATAGTTTTTCTTtacttaaatgaaataaaaattcttatttaaTCAAATAAACTCTTTGATATATTCATGTGTTTAATTTAGTCTCCAAACTTTTGTAGGAATTTTCCAAGTCCGGTATACAGATGAAAATGATTTTTGATCAGAGGAGCTATATGTTCACTaattactgaatatttttttttattttttctaaaaaaaaatcatggctgAATTAAAGATTTGAAACATTACTTTATATCTAGATCTTTTTTTCCTTGTGTTTTTTATCAACAAAACCACACCAAGATAAACCATCATCCTTTGCATACACTCTTCTTTAACTTCTCTGTTGATTTGGTACTGTGACGAGTCAAGCGTAGGTTGTGatccaaaggcgagatgaatgcaactgaataCTTTATtgtagacacatcgagtatatatacacactaggtcccgtcAAGAAGgacacaaaatacaaacattctatttcttgtccaaccggcaaccttcttcttcttctttagattgcccggagcttctctccggacaggggcttttttgACGGttcgtctagcccctaggtggtttccctTGGGGGAAGGTGTGGtgaaaccggcaaccggttctgttaacagttaacaatgaaataagcagacaggttaatacaaattgatgtcagtgtgaggggagagcgaagatacaaaggataatatatacaaaaagagagaaatgtcgttactatgtacgatcgtgtgacacacgggtggtacagtatcATAGTGTagaaagtgtataagtgtatagtttgTATAGTTTGTACCATTATCCGAGCGTGATCTCATCGACATTCACAGAAAGAAATGCTATAATTTAGATTGGCATAAAACTACTTTCCCCTTACACAGAACAGATGTGGAACCTTCAGTTAACACGATGTAAAATAGGAGTAAAGGGTGTGGTGAcccatatggtaacgtccctgactggtgaacaccagactggggttcgaggtcaGCTCAAACTCGTCATTTTCTttggtcaccatccttgtgagctacggaaagggtgtttgagggagcctataggtctatctgctgagtcatcagcagccattgcctggccctctttagtcctagcttgggtggagaggggtcttgggcacggatcatatgtatatatggtcagtctctagggcattgtcctcctcgataaggcaatgtcactctcccttgcctctgccattcatgagtggcctttataccaaggaggttatgctttttaaaggtttaaaggtttaaaggtcgctcatgaatggcagaggcaagggacagggacattgccctagcaatcaggacaattccctagagactgaccatatattatatgataagcgcccaagcctcctctccacccaagctaagaccagggagggccaggcagtggctgctgatgactcatcagatagacctataggctcccccaaaacccccaaccttagctcacaaggatggtaaggttgcagacactaatggcactaacgagtctgagcgggactcgaacccccgactggcaaacaccaggcagagacgttaccaatctttGTCTGCGTGTCTTTTTATATAGGATTACGTGAAAACAACGCAACGAATTCTGACATAATTTCAGCAGATACTTCTTAGGTCATGAACGATTCCATTAAATTtgtgagatgatccggatccgggttTGGATTCTAgaaccagatttgcatttttcataatattaaagaaCAGGATTTTTTCCCTTAGaatattaggtcatggacgacaccatcaaattttggaaatgatccggatccggatccggattctatatccggattttTATTTATCCTCAATTAAAGAtcacgtcaaaacaaattaacggatttaacgaaatttccaccccagatagatcttatcatggacgactccattaacctttgacggaggtcagaaatctctgattgctcttgttatcatTATCTTTGTTATCTTTATTAAAGCCAGCCCAGGCTTAGAACGGGTTCTTGCCTTGTTGCCGATCATCATTGCGGCCCTCCGGACTCTAACCAACCAAGAGATATTCAGCTTGTCTGTCACGACTTTGTAGGTGTTGGACGTATCTTTATCCGTCGGTTTATGATCTGATTTTTAAACTTTAATACCAGAGGAAGGAGTCCAAAATATAGCAAAGTTGAAATCGAAATCCCACaaaagactgtatatatatatatatatatatatatatatatatatatatatatatatatatatatatatatataatatatatatatatatatatatatatatatagagagagagagagagagagagagagagagagagagagagagagagagagagagagagagagagatacatatatatatatatatatatatatatatatatatgtatatatatgtatatatatatatatatatatatatgtatatacatgtatatatataatatatatgtatatatatatatatatgtatatacatgtgtatatataatatatatatatatatatatatatatatatatatatatatatatatgtctctttcTTGACAAAGGATTTTTGGAACGTCGTTTCTACAACTGTCAAACCGTGTCGTATGAGAGTGAAATTTCGAAGGAAGAACTTTCACAATTTGtgcttttctctttttttattaccaaGTTGACAAAAGGAATAAACTGACGCACTGGGCAATTAATCAGAATCTAAAACACATTCCAAACTTATTTGTAATTTTTTCAGCAGATAATAAATATGTAATCTTTGCTAGTAAATATATCAATTCAATCCCCTGCTAGATCTCATGCATAGTTTTTTTTCTCGTTTTGAATGACagaaatccgtatatatatatactcttaaatttatgtatataatcatTAAGAAAATGTAGATGATTAAGAGGGCATTAATAAAATTGCTAATGGTTGCTAGGGCCTTTATTAATGTTCTAGGATCCCTAAAGtgtaatacatatatttatgttgaGGCAAAATTATGATCATACATATTAATTTTTTAGTTACCCAATCTTAACTTGCTCTAATTAATCATTTGAAAGTAAATTCAAATGTTATTTAGTCACGTAAACAATTCTACCTTTATTTTCTAAAactctttcctttcctcttttctgCAATAAGTTTTCTGGTATTCGTTAAAGAATCATCTTCACGAAGAGTGACCCCAGTAAGAACGGGAGAGCCAAGGCGACCATCCGCGAACTGTTGCACAAGTCTTCGCTGCAATAGCAATCCGTGGTGGTGACCTTATCGCTTACCTTGACAGTACAGTTATTAGGTTTCTTTTCGGGACAACAGGTGTACTCCGTTGAATCCTCTGAACCTGGGGGGAAGACAGTAAATTGTGAGTGAATGCAGGTTTCTTTAATGCTCTAAACATAGACGGACTAGATAGGGGGGCTGGGGGACGGCTTCAGTCCCCATGATTTTGGCAGACCCAATTTTTTTCGGGCAGAGAAGCCTGTGCAGGACTATTCAACTGTCTGATAGTGAATGCTGACCCAGTCCTCGAGTgttttagttagataggcactgggcatcacaactaactggctatcctttgatgaatctagccaatgaatctccTAGAGATTTAGTCAGTGtatggacgactggcgaaatctaaccaaagccctttgcatcaatagtcgtgggaggagataatgatgatataagtgtgtgtgtgtgtgtgtgtgtgtgtgtgtgtgtgtgtgtgtgtacttatataattGCTTGGATTTATAGGAAAAAATTATATCCAGATGAGAATGGCCCCGTGCGCTTATGTCTGAACGTGAGGGATAGCCAGTAATTTGTGAGTGAATCGTAGTTTCCAGTTGGGTCACACTAAAAAAAGCGGAGACTTGAAAAAGATTTAATGAATTCATGAGGAAACAGGACTCTGGGATTAATAGACATCTGAACTGCTAGTTGTAAAATGTTGGCTATTTGATTAAGAAATTCTATATTTCTAATCGAATTAAAGCCTTTAGGAAATGTAAATTTCTTAGATACTCTAATTATTACTCGCTACTTTTTATGCAaaagcctaagagagagagagagagagagagagagagagagagagagagagagagagagagagagagagagagagagagagagagagagagagagagatctgatacatcagatttaagaaataaaaacaataaccatGCAATGAGAAACTGAAAATGACActagtccctttctgagtggggatatcttagtAAAAGAGTTTACGCATCACCATGTTTaccaaagctatactagttaggccacccatactaggttggtttgctttgagcaatcagaaaaaaatctctcaccatcaacagtccagcgtggtgataaaaactgaacaaaccccaggcatgactaaggacatagctgaggcatttatcctgcagtgtactagaaacggctgcatttgttgttgttgatgttgttgttgttgttgtatactttATAttagcatatatgtgtatatgtgtctatGAGAGCGCGAGTGTTTTGTAAATCACCCTGAGTGTAATCAATTCGATTTAAGGAAATCTAGATCTGCAACTTAACTATTTTCTTTTGAACGACACTTTAGAAATGTAAAATAACTAACCTCCTTCCATGACGAATTTCCTGCATGAACCTGAACAAGAAATATTCTTAACTGCAGTCAGGTTTCCTTCGAAACATTGGATGCAGTCCcctgaaaaaaatagaataaaaggaaaaattgaagatgAACTATATTTTACCTCAGTAGATttgcattgtcattattattgcttatagatcaaccttttttttttttctttacaagccAAAGAGTTCATTCATCTGATGTTCAGGCTACCGCAGAATAAGTAGATTAAGAATGATTATGAAATCGCAAGACAAAATTAGGGCACGAGATAAAACGAATAATGGCACACGAAGTCTTACCAATCTGGAAGAACACAATTACCACCAGAGACACGACGAACCATTTCGACTTCGATAAAGAGATCCTGTGGGGAGAGATATATTGTTCatgaaaaataaatgagagagGCAAACAGATTCGACACCATCACCTGCAAGATATTGATTACGATTAAAGGGCTcagaatattatgattattatgattattatttattttaatattactcttcttaaaatattttgtttttccttaattttcctttcctcactgggtgtgttttccctgttggagcccttgggcttatatcatcctgcttttccaactagggttgtagcctagcaagtaataataataataatgataataataataataataataataataataataataataataataataataataggggaccCTCATTTGTCACAGGACTGATTCTGGTAATTACGAAAATAGTTAGATTTTTGGGGGTACATACTTCCTGGTCAACGAAAATCCACATTAATTAAAGAAGTATTTTAGAACAGTGCAAACTAAATGAAATTCATTAATGCTGTTACTCTCGACTGATTTGGCGTATCATATCTTACTTTTATTGTCTCAAAAATACAGTTTTTGGTCATTAACAAGAATTCGGATTTTCATTATATTCTCTTACAGTACAATGCAGTTTTGTATCATAGAGACTTGCTATagtgaatttatattttctttacaataatGATACGTGTAAATAAAGATTAATGTTAGAATAAATTAACGATACTAAATAAAGAACGACTGTCAAATATGGATTGGTAGCATTCATTAACAATGAAAATACCTAAGAGAAGACGAATGCAATTATTCAAACAGCACGAGAAATGTTATGGGACAAATACCAAGAATTTTAATGTAAATAATGAGTTGTTTAGCTTCTAATTACCTATCAAAGACTGAAAtctgatgataataaaaaataatttgtttacggGCTCCTCTAGGAGCAAGAGGTTGTACTAGCGCATAATTGTCTTAAttcaaaacagcaacaacaacatgcGTGTTTAATTCTAAATACGTCATTGAAAATGACCACTATTTCTAAACTAAGTTGTTAGAATACATTTCATACTTCTAAATACTGTCAGGCAATCGAGAACATGCTCTGGTGACACTAACATTGGCGTCATAAGTACTTTGAAATACATACTCTGTATTAAAAATCTAATTTCGATCCAGATTCATAAATGATTTATTTGCATTGTTCATAATATTTCAATAAAGATTTCCTCATATTTTAGGTACTCTAACAAATATCTATAATTAGAAATTCAAATAATATTGGCTTTTCATTAgcatttttcttaaaattaatattcaaatattttatgagTATTATCAGAACACtgattaattaaaatctctcttaaCATTCATTCAATACACTTTTATTTAAAAATGCACCTATGCCATACGTTTgttagatttaaagaaaaaatagatattaaaCATCTCGAAATTCTTGTTTAACAAATAAACTCtcgatatatttatgtatttgatttattcacCAAATTTGTTTCTGGTAATTATCCTGATTTGCAATGCagatgaaaataatttttgatCAGGGGAGCTAGTCCATACTCGCTTATTTCTGGATCATTTTCCAATTCTTCTAATAATAATTCATGGATGAAACCAAACAAAACAAAACTTACATTGTTTCCCCAATACCTAAAAGtaagcaagcgagagagagagatagagagagacagagCGAGAGAAAGAGGGGATTGGATTGGTGTAACCTCCGACGTCAAGAGAATACTGTTGGCCCCTCTCAGCTGACCctctgaaatgaaaaaaagagcCCAGAAACGCCCATATTGATAAGGCTTATCTGGAGAGGGGAAGGAAGCAAAAATGACTCGAGTGGTACTTATCGTGTTTGGGTAACGCCTCGGCGCATGTGACGTTATCTCTCAGTTGATGCAATATGCAACGCTGTGATTAGGACCATATGCAAAGAGATATGCATACACCTACATTAtcgatatttatacacacacacacactctatatatatatatatatatatatatatatatatatatatatatatatatatatatatacatacatatgtatatatacatatatata
This genomic stretch from Palaemon carinicauda isolate YSFRI2023 chromosome 21, ASM3689809v2, whole genome shotgun sequence harbors:
- the LOC137615362 gene encoding uncharacterized protein → MPVVTTKTVFAVGLVVFAVFQMGYGLKCYSGVDDLMIEIPCIGGSCLRDEINSQYGDAVSYDCYPRKVAENCTTYLLGGDSLIECFCNTDLCNSSGVTTLALPLLLGSLLLKLFM
- the LOC137614725 gene encoding uncharacterized protein; amino-acid sequence: MISLSKSKWFVVSLVVIVFFQIGDCIQCFEGNLTAVKNISCSGSCRKFVMEGGSEDSTEYTCCPEKKPNNCTVKVSDKVTTTDCYCSEDLCNSSRMVALALPFLLGSLFVKMIL